The following are encoded together in the Zingiber officinale cultivar Zhangliang chromosome 8A, Zo_v1.1, whole genome shotgun sequence genome:
- the LOC122007821 gene encoding probable E3 ubiquitin-protein ligase RHY1A has product MAGMLPGVEYARRRSLHLRGTTPGTTRRSSFSLYTTGHEKHLSSGFTKRSILNQELHDEALGHIAREAKERLDDRLQIKRHNSAGSMKQSKNEKQGGQHKIPGNVQREVFSSKSNKKRFSWSKLRWKSSEQSDCVVCLEEFMTGDILVHLPCAHRFHWNCAQPWLETRPCCPCCRMTIFAE; this is encoded by the exons ATGGCAGGAATGCTCCCTGGTGTCGAATACGCTCGTCGGAGAAGCCTCCACCTCCGCGGCACTACGCCCGGTACAACAAGGAGATCATCCTTCAGTTTGTACACAACAGGCCACGAGAAACATCTGAGTAGTGGCTTCACG AAAAGGAGCATCTTGAACCAAGAACTCCATGATGAAGCACTTGGGCATATTGCCAGGGAAGCCAAGGAGAGGTTGGATGACAGATTACAGATTAAAAG GCATAACAGTGCTGGAAGCATGAAGCAGAGCAAGAACGAGAAGCAAGGAGGGCAGCACAAGATCCCTGGCAATGTGCAGAGGGAGGTATTCTCCTCCAAGAGCAATAAGAAGAGGTTTAGCTGGAGCAAGCTGAGGTGGAAGTCGTCGGAGCAGTCGGATTGCGTGGTGTGCCTCGAAGAGTTCATGACCGGGGACATCCTCGTTCACCTGCCTTGTGCGCACAGGTTCCACTGGAACTGCGCCCAGCCATGGCTGGAGACCAGGCCTTGCTGTCCTTGCTGCAGAATGACCATATTTGCTGAGTGA